The DNA region GCGAAAGGAGCGTGTGCCACGACGGATGAAACTCCAGCGCGTCGATGCGCTCGCCGCGCGGGCTGTGCGTGAACAATTCCGGCGTATGGCGGTTGGCGAGCTCGGCCAGCGCGAGCGTGTCGGGCGTGGTGAGCGCCGCGCCATGCCGCAACAACGCGCTCCGGTGCCACGCGGCGCCGTCGCGTTCGAGGGCCGCGGATAACGCGGCGTCGCTGGAAAATAGGTTGTAGTCCGCCAGCGGCGGAACCTGATTGGTCACCTCGTGGGTCTGGCCGAAGCTGTGCCGTTGCATCTGCTGTCTCCGTTCAACGCATGCTCGCCGGCGTCGCTCGACGGTGCGCTGTTTGATCGCCGCATGTCGCGCCGCGCGCTGCGAGGACGGCGCTCGCGGCGCCGTGTTTGAATGCCCTGCGCGGCCGCCCGGCGGGCGTATGCGCGTCTTTCATCATAGGGTCGCGGCAGCACTTCCGTTTAGAGGAATCGCTCTGGCGCGAACCCGCCGCCGTATCCGAACGCTCCCTACAATGCCGGTGAAACACACGTGGACAAGTGTGCTGCAGTCGCCTGCAGGGGATCGGCGTCACGGCTTTGCATGGAACCAGTGTAGCGCTCTGAGGCGCGAACGCTGGTCGACCGCTCAAGCACTGATTCCGATCGACGGAGACAGGGTTCGCGAGCAACGCGGCCCACAAGGAGGAGCGGATGCAATACGACTACATCATTGTCGGTGCGGGCTCGGGCGGTTGCGCGCTGGCGAGCCGTCTCGCGGACAGCTGCCCGGACGCGACGATCGCGCTGATCGAAGCCGGCCCGCACACCGACCGCAATCTGTTCGTCAATATGCCGGTCGGCGTGGCGGCCGTGGTGCCCCACAAGCTCAAAACCAATTACGGTTATCTGACCACGCCGCAGCCGGGGCTCGGCGGACGGCAAGGGTATCAGCCGCGGGGGCGCGGCTTCGGCGGATCGAGCGCGATCAACGCGATGATCTACACGCGCGGCCATCCACTCGATTACGACGAATGGGCGCGGCTCGGGTGCGAAGGCTGGTCGTGGGCGGAGGTGCTGCCGTATTTCCGGCGCGCCGAAGGCAATGAGCGCGGTGCCGATGCATGGCACGGCGATAGCGGCCCGCTCACCGTTTCCGATCTGCGCTATCAGAACCCGTTTTCGCGGCGTTTCGTGCAGGCGGCTATGGAAGCCGGCTACAGGCCGAATAGCGACTTCAACGGCGCGGAGCAGGAAGGGATCGGTTTCTATCAGGTGACGCAGCGCGACGGTCGCCGTTGCAGCGTGGCGCGCGCCTATATCTACGACCGCGAGCGCCCGAATCTGCACACGATCGCCGACGCGACGGTGCTGCGTGTGACCTTCGAGGGCAAGCGCGCGAGCGGCGTCGAGATCGTGCGCGGCGGCCGCACCGAAACACTGACCGCACGGGCCGAGGTGGTGCTCGCGGCCGGCGCCTTCAATTCGCCGCAACTGCTGATGTGCTCGGGCATCGGGCCGGCGGCGCACTTGCAGTCGCTCGGCATCGCCGTGTTGCACGACGCGCCGGAGGTCGGGCAGAACCTGATCGACCACGTCGATTTCACGATCAACAAACGGGTTGCGTCGATCGAGCCGACCGGCTTTTCGATTCGCGGCATTGCGCGGATGCTGCCGCAATTCGTCACTTTCATGCGGCACGGGCGCGGCATGCTGTCGAGCAATGTCGCCGAAGCGGGCGGCTTTCTGAAGAGCCGCCCGACGCTCGACCGGCCTGATCTGCAACTGCATTTCTGCGCGGCCATTGTCGACGACCACAACCGCCATATGCACTGGGGCCACGGTTATTCGCTGCACGTGTGCGTGTTGCGGCCGCATAGCCGTGGCACCGTGACGCTTGCGAGCGCCGATGCGCGCACCGCGCCGGTGATCGATCCACGCTTTTTCAGCGACTCGCGCGATCTGGACCTGCTGGTGGAAGGCGCGCAGATGGCGCGGCGCATTCTCGATGCGCCTTCGCTCGCGCTGCACGGCGGCACGGAGCTGTACACGCGTCCCGGCCAGCCGGAGGCGGAATTGCGCCGGACCATCGCCGCGCATGCCGACACGATCTATCACCCGGTGGCGACCTGCCGGATGGGCGGCGACGCCCGCTCGGTGGTCGATCCGCAATTGCGGGTGCGGGGTGTCGCGGGGCTGCGGATCGTCGATGCGTCGGTGATGCCGACGCTGATCGGCGGCAACACCAATTCGCCGACGGTGATGATCGGCGAGCGCGCCGCCGAGCTGATCGCGGCGGCCGGCCGAGCGTCCCAGGCGGCGCTAAAGGTCGCGCCGACGCAGGGGATTCGACCAGCGACGAATGCCGCCTGAGCTTCGCGGAGATGTCCGATTCACCCGGCAAATATGAGACAACTATCTCTAACGTCGGCCAATTCGTCATAAATTGTGCTGCTTCGTTTATGAGATTTCCCGAAACCTATAATCGCGCCGCGAAAAAGAGCGGGTCAGGTGGCGCGTTCGGGAACTCAAGGAAGCGAAGCGATGAGCATCAATACGATTCAATTGATTCAGTCCGCGTTGACGGACGGTGTGGTGCGGCAGCTCGCGGAGCGCTTCGGGCTGCCGCCGGACGCGGTCCGCAAGGTGCTGGCGAGCACGGCGCCGGCACTCGTCGCCAGCCTGATGCAGAAGGGCGCGACGCTCGATGGCGCACGTTCGCTATTCGCCACGATCCTCTCGCCGGAGGTGAATAGCCATATTGCGGAACAGCTGCCGCATCTGCTCGGCAGCACCAGCGGCGTGAGTCAGCTGGAAATTGCCGGGAGGCATCTGCTCGAACGCGCGCTGGAGCGTCGCGTCGACGGGCTGAGCGACGAAGTCGCCCTGCAAACCGGTGTGCCCGCGCACGCCACCCATGCCATGACGGGCCTTGCCGGTGCGACCTTGCTCGGCCTGCTCAAGCGGCATTTTCTCGAAGGGCAGGGCAATGCCGGGCAGTTGCCCACACTGCTGGGCCATCAACTGCCCGCCATCGCGCCTTATCTGAATGAACGGCTGATGACCGCGCTCGGCCTGAGCGGGCTCGGCGCCTTCTCCGCCAACATTCTGTCGCAGTTGAAGGCTGTGTCGGCCCACATCGACCATCCGACGCCCGCGTCCAGGCCGGTGGCCGAGGCCTTGTCGAACATCCACGTGCCCGCGGATGCCGTGATGCGCGAAGGGCGCCGTTCACACAAGTGGCTCTGGTGGCTGCTCGCGGCTCTCGCGGCAGTGCTGGCTTTTCTGTTTCTGCGTGGCTGCCAAAGCGAGCAGAACGCGAGCCGCGCTGCCGGGCACGGCAATTCGGAAGGCGCCCTCGCGGCACAGCCCGCTTCCGCGCCGGTCCATGCTTCGGTCGCGGCGGTAGCGAGCCGCGAAGTGGCGGCCTCGGCACCCGCGGCCAGCGCCGCTGTCTCCGCGAGTGCGGCGAGCGCCGTGCAGCCGGCGGCTACCGCGCCTGCGCCGACCCAAGACAGCCAGCTCAGCTTTACCGTGGACGCGGCCGGCAAGCCGACGGTCACGGCCACGCTCGGCAGCGAAGCCGAAAAGACGCAATTGATCGACGAGCTGACCAAGCGCCTGGGGCAATATAACTTCGCGCCGAACATCACGGTCGATCCGGCCATCAGGCCGGCCGACTGGCTGCTCCATCTCGACGGCCTGTTGCCGCTGATGTCGCTGCCCGGCGCGGAAGTGAAAGTGGACGGCATGCACATCGAGCTCAGCGGCGCGGCTGCGGACAAGAAGCTCGGCTGGCTCGACAAGCTGAAATCGCTGTTCGGCGCGTCGTATCAGATCGGCTCGTTCGATGTCGCTCACGCCGTCGCCGACGCCACCGCGAACTTCCGCAGCGCGATCAAGGGCCTGCTCGCGGCGGATAACGCCTGCACGGTTGCGGACGTGGTCAAGGTGCTGAACCTGCAGGTGATCAACTTCGCGAGCGCGAGCGCGCGTGTGCCGGCTTCGGCGGTGGAAGATCTGAACCAGTCGGCGCGTGTGCTGAACGCCTGCGCGGGCAACGGCAAAACGGCCCGGCTCGAAGTGGCAGGCTATTCGGACAATGTGGGCGGTGAGCGGGCCAATCTGCAACTGTCCAGGCAACGTGCCGAAGCGGTGCGCGCTTACCTCGTCAAGACAGGTGTGCCGGCCGATTCGCTGAGCGCGCAAGGCTACGGCGGTGCGCGCCCGGTGGCGAGCAACGACACGGCGAGCGGTCGCTTTGCCAATCGTCGCATCGAGTTCGTCGCGCAGTAGTCAGGTCGGCTTCGATACGCCATGCAAGACATGCCGCCGGTTTCTGCCGGCGGCATGCCGTCATTCGGCGGGCGTTGCGGGAGCCGGCGTCGTGATGCCGGCCACGCCGATGCCCGGCGCCAGCATGAAATCGTCGCCTCCCTGGCCGGGCAAGGCCTCGCGGGCCACGTCGAGCCATGCGCGCGCAGCATGTGACAGATAACCGTTGCGGCGCCAGCCGATTGCCATTTCCCACGGAATCTCCGGCTCGACCACCGGCCGGCAGGTGAACTTCGCAGGGTCTAGCCGCCGGCAATACGGCGCCGGCAATAAGGCGATGCCGACGCCGGCCAGTACCAGCGCCGCCATGAAATCCCAATGTCCGCTGCGCCCGACGATGGTCGGCGCAAAGCCGGCCGTCCGGCACGCGTTCAACACCACGTCATTGAGCGCGAGACTTTCGCCGTAGAACACGAATGGTTCGTCGGCGAGTTGCGCGAGCGGCACCTCGTGGAGTTTGTCCCAGCGCGAGCCGGTACGCGCGACGAGCCACAGGAGTTGGCGGGTCACCGGCAACACGTCGATATTTTCCGGGTCGACCGGCTGCAGCACGCCGCCCAACTCCAGTTCGCCGTTGATCAGCGCCGCTTCGATAGCGCGCGAGCCTTGCTCGAACAGCTTGAGTTCGATTTTCGGATAACGCTGGCGAAACGCGGCGATAACCGGCGTGAAGAGCGAGCCGCCCATCGGCGGAATGCCAATGGTGAGCTGGCCGCGGCCGAGCGTGTCGAGGTCGTTCAGTTCAGCCTGCAGCTGCGCATGCGCCGCCAGCACGTCCTGACCGCGCTGGTAGACGATGCGGCCGGCATCGGTCAGCACCATTTGCCGCCCGTCACGCAACAACAGCGGAGAGCCGATTTCGTCTTCCAGCGACTTGACCATTTTGCTGATGGTCGGCTGCGTGACGAACATCTGCTCGGCGGCGACGGTGAAACTTTGCTGACGCACCACTTCGACGAAATACCGCAGCGCTCGTAGTTCCACGATCTCAGGCTCCAGAATTCCAGATTGGAATGATCGGAGTGATTGTAAGTCATCGTATTTATATCGCGGGCACGCCGCAGGGCGGTGCGGGCTGACTTTTGCTGTGCCTGCGCCGATGGCCGCCGATGGCGTTAGTCGCGCTGCCGCCGCCGTTGCCGCATGCGTCGACGCATGTCCTGTCTTCTGGCCGAAGGCGCGCGCCCATTTCAAGATGCGCTCGGCGGCAAGCGGCATAACATCGACGGTTCTTCTCCGTTGACCCGCCTATCGCGCCCGCTCATTCATGACGCCCGTTTCGATCATCATTCCCTGCTACAACGGCGCGGCGACGCTCGTTCGTGCTTTGCAAAGTTGCCGGATTCAGCCTGAGGCCGCACAGATCATCGTGGTGGACGACGGCTCGACCGATGCCTCCGCGGCCATCGTGGCCCAGTGCGGCAGCCTCGACGTGCGTGTGTGTCTGCTGCGGATGCCGTACAACGGCGGCGCGGCGCGAGCACGCAACTGGGGCGCGATGCATGCGTCGCACGAACTGCTCGCCTTCCTCGACGCCGACGACGAATACCTGCCCGGCGCCCTCGGCGCCGCGAGCGCGTTCCTCGCGTACAACCCTAACGAAGTGTCCGTGCGCCTCGACGTGGAATA from Paraburkholderia aromaticivorans includes:
- a CDS encoding GMC family oxidoreductase, yielding MQYDYIIVGAGSGGCALASRLADSCPDATIALIEAGPHTDRNLFVNMPVGVAAVVPHKLKTNYGYLTTPQPGLGGRQGYQPRGRGFGGSSAINAMIYTRGHPLDYDEWARLGCEGWSWAEVLPYFRRAEGNERGADAWHGDSGPLTVSDLRYQNPFSRRFVQAAMEAGYRPNSDFNGAEQEGIGFYQVTQRDGRRCSVARAYIYDRERPNLHTIADATVLRVTFEGKRASGVEIVRGGRTETLTARAEVVLAAGAFNSPQLLMCSGIGPAAHLQSLGIAVLHDAPEVGQNLIDHVDFTINKRVASIEPTGFSIRGIARMLPQFVTFMRHGRGMLSSNVAEAGGFLKSRPTLDRPDLQLHFCAAIVDDHNRHMHWGHGYSLHVCVLRPHSRGTVTLASADARTAPVIDPRFFSDSRDLDLLVEGAQMARRILDAPSLALHGGTELYTRPGQPEAELRRTIAAHADTIYHPVATCRMGGDARSVVDPQLRVRGVAGLRIVDASVMPTLIGGNTNSPTVMIGERAAELIAAAGRASQAALKVAPTQGIRPATNAA
- a CDS encoding OmpA family protein; this translates as MSINTIQLIQSALTDGVVRQLAERFGLPPDAVRKVLASTAPALVASLMQKGATLDGARSLFATILSPEVNSHIAEQLPHLLGSTSGVSQLEIAGRHLLERALERRVDGLSDEVALQTGVPAHATHAMTGLAGATLLGLLKRHFLEGQGNAGQLPTLLGHQLPAIAPYLNERLMTALGLSGLGAFSANILSQLKAVSAHIDHPTPASRPVAEALSNIHVPADAVMREGRRSHKWLWWLLAALAAVLAFLFLRGCQSEQNASRAAGHGNSEGALAAQPASAPVHASVAAVASREVAASAPAASAAVSASAASAVQPAATAPAPTQDSQLSFTVDAAGKPTVTATLGSEAEKTQLIDELTKRLGQYNFAPNITVDPAIRPADWLLHLDGLLPLMSLPGAEVKVDGMHIELSGAAADKKLGWLDKLKSLFGASYQIGSFDVAHAVADATANFRSAIKGLLAADNACTVADVVKVLNLQVINFASASARVPASAVEDLNQSARVLNACAGNGKTARLEVAGYSDNVGGERANLQLSRQRAEAVRAYLVKTGVPADSLSAQGYGGARPVASNDTASGRFANRRIEFVAQ
- a CDS encoding LysR family transcriptional regulator; the encoded protein is MELRALRYFVEVVRQQSFTVAAEQMFVTQPTISKMVKSLEDEIGSPLLLRDGRQMVLTDAGRIVYQRGQDVLAAHAQLQAELNDLDTLGRGQLTIGIPPMGGSLFTPVIAAFRQRYPKIELKLFEQGSRAIEAALINGELELGGVLQPVDPENIDVLPVTRQLLWLVARTGSRWDKLHEVPLAQLADEPFVFYGESLALNDVVLNACRTAGFAPTIVGRSGHWDFMAALVLAGVGIALLPAPYCRRLDPAKFTCRPVVEPEIPWEMAIGWRRNGYLSHAARAWLDVAREALPGQGGDDFMLAPGIGVAGITTPAPATPAE